A portion of the Streptococcus urinalis 2285-97 genome contains these proteins:
- the murC gene encoding UDP-N-acetylmuramate--L-alanine ligase: MSKTYHFIGIKGSGMSALALMLHQMGHHVQGSDVEKYYFTQRGLEQAGIQILPFSESNITKDVELIAGNAFRDDNNIEVAYANKMGIPFKRYHEFLGDFMKQFTSLGVAGAHGKTSTTGILSHVLKNITDTSYLIGDGTGRGSANAQYFVFESDEYERHFMPYHPEYSIINNIDFDHPDYFTGIDDVFNAFNDYAKQVTKGLFLYGEDAYLRKITTNAPIYYYGFEESDDFMAYDIKRTTNGSDFKVSYHGEQIGDFHVPAYGKHNVLNATAIVANLYIAGFDMELVSKHMKTFSGVKRRFTEKIINDTIIIDDFAHHPTEIIATLDAARQKYPSKEIVAIFQPHTFTRTIALLDEFATALNEADAVYLAQIYGSAREVDHGDVKVEDLATKIKKTHQVVTVENVSPLLDHEDAVYVFMGAGDIQLYERSFEELLASLTKNNQ; the protein is encoded by the coding sequence ATGTCAAAAACGTATCATTTTATTGGAATTAAAGGCTCAGGAATGAGTGCGCTTGCTTTGATGTTACATCAGATGGGACATCACGTTCAAGGTAGTGACGTTGAAAAGTATTATTTTACACAACGTGGACTAGAGCAAGCTGGAATTCAGATTCTACCTTTTTCAGAATCTAACATTACAAAAGATGTTGAGTTGATTGCTGGAAATGCTTTTCGTGATGACAATAATATTGAAGTTGCTTATGCCAATAAAATGGGAATTCCTTTTAAACGTTACCACGAGTTTCTAGGTGATTTCATGAAACAATTTACAAGTTTAGGTGTTGCTGGCGCTCATGGAAAAACATCGACAACTGGTATTTTGTCCCATGTGTTAAAAAACATTACAGATACTTCTTATTTGATTGGTGATGGTACAGGTCGTGGATCAGCTAATGCGCAATATTTTGTTTTTGAGTCTGATGAGTATGAACGTCACTTTATGCCTTATCACCCTGAGTATTCTATTATTAATAATATTGACTTCGACCATCCTGATTACTTTACTGGTATCGATGACGTCTTTAATGCCTTTAATGATTATGCAAAACAAGTGACAAAAGGGTTATTTCTTTATGGTGAAGATGCTTACCTTCGTAAAATCACCACAAATGCTCCAATTTACTATTATGGTTTTGAAGAATCAGATGATTTTATGGCTTATGATATTAAGCGAACAACTAATGGTTCAGACTTCAAAGTCAGCTATCATGGCGAACAAATTGGTGATTTCCATGTTCCTGCATATGGTAAACATAATGTCTTAAATGCAACTGCAATAGTTGCTAATCTTTACATTGCAGGATTTGATATGGAACTTGTTTCCAAACACATGAAGACTTTCTCAGGTGTAAAACGCCGTTTCACTGAAAAAATAATAAATGACACCATCATTATTGATGACTTTGCTCATCACCCAACTGAAATCATTGCAACTTTAGATGCTGCGCGTCAAAAATATCCAAGTAAAGAAATTGTAGCTATTTTTCAACCACATACATTTACCAGAACAATTGCTCTTTTAGATGAATTTGCAACTGCTTTAAATGAAGCAGATGCTGTTTATTTGGCACAGATTTATGGCTCTGCGCGTGAAGTTGACCATGGAGACGTTAAAGTTGAAGATTTAGCAACAAAAATTAAAAAAACTCATCAAGTTGTTACAGTTGAAAATGTGTCTCCATTATTAGATCATGAAGATGCTGTATATGTCTTTATGGGGGCAGGTGATATTCAATTGTACGAACGTTCTTTTGAAGAATTACTAGCTAGTCTCACAAAGAACAATCAATAA
- a CDS encoding DUF4298 domain-containing protein: MNQQELQKHEKYFKEVQQNVISLNQAIETFEKSYPSYLDLKSFYTSSEWLEAYETSNSEGSDLSYEILSEDDIFNLIGDVNQLLGHLLQLSSKMYDDL; the protein is encoded by the coding sequence ATGAATCAGCAAGAATTACAAAAACATGAAAAATATTTTAAAGAAGTCCAACAAAACGTCATTTCTTTAAATCAAGCGATAGAGACTTTTGAGAAGAGCTATCCATCCTATTTAGATTTAAAGTCATTTTATACTAGTTCAGAATGGCTTGAAGCTTATGAAACTTCAAATAGTGAAGGTAGTGATTTATCTTATGAAATATTAAGTGAAGATGATATTTTCAACTTAATTGGTGATGTCAATCAATTATTAGGTCACCTTCTTCAATTAAGTTCAAAAATGTATGATGACTTATAA
- a CDS encoding GNAT family N-acetyltransferase, protein MKIRHANITDLDAILAIEQANFSENEAATASAVEERLKTIRDTFLILEMDHEIAGYIEGPVLSSPYLTDDLFHHVNKNPQTGGYIAVTSLSVAPKFQKQGIGTTLLAALKDLAVEQKRQGIILTCHDYLIAYYEMNGFEDRGLSDSQHGGAVWYDMIWENKH, encoded by the coding sequence ATGAAAATCAGACATGCAAATATAACTGATTTAGATGCAATTTTAGCAATTGAACAAGCTAACTTTTCGGAAAATGAAGCAGCTACAGCTTCAGCAGTTGAAGAACGTTTAAAAACGATAAGGGACACTTTTTTAATATTAGAAATGGATCACGAAATTGCAGGTTATATTGAAGGACCTGTTCTTAGTAGTCCTTATTTGACAGATGATTTGTTTCATCATGTTAATAAAAATCCTCAAACAGGTGGCTATATAGCTGTAACAAGTTTATCAGTGGCTCCGAAATTTCAAAAACAAGGCATTGGAACAACACTTTTGGCAGCATTAAAGGATTTAGCCGTAGAACAAAAGAGACAAGGGATTATTCTAACCTGTCATGACTATTTAATTGCTTACTATGAAATGAATGGATTTGAAGATAGGGGGCTTTCTGATTCTCAACATGGTGGGGCAGTTTGGTATGATATGATTTGGGAAAATAAGCATTAA
- a CDS encoding MFS transporter: MFKNNKYNLTAFLLWMTYFCHGMQAVFISQNASYFATKWHVAAAAVFGVIAWTGLGKIIFLTFAGTLSDKVGRKPLIVAGLIGYVIMFGSFLIATNIWMANILSFIGGAMTSLYDSSINPALFEIFPKEKSIASIIGKTFINISSMLYPLLVAFIVSHKISNALALWVPFVLSFIILIGILLSHFPDSDIQKEKGISASQAIKYLEESQSTQGNHSTVKHQNQANFAIDGVVLSAFAFTIYSTFYLFQQASKLYAQNVIHMSESGASAVTSYYQLGGLIATVVFAFIMVRGVRDMAILVISPIFAGLAGLLVYFYPTAGTLTLAGILIGFFAAGGLLQMGNAVLNHFFDTNKGRNTSIYFFVMSVGSYVVPLIAAKLIAANHADLIMLFVAFCGFASAALMIFTGRRYSHIFGVSIFSNSNKK, translated from the coding sequence ATGTTTAAAAACAATAAATACAATCTCACTGCTTTTTTACTTTGGATGACTTACTTTTGTCATGGTATGCAAGCTGTCTTTATTTCACAAAATGCTAGTTACTTTGCAACAAAATGGCATGTGGCTGCAGCAGCTGTTTTTGGTGTTATTGCCTGGACTGGACTAGGAAAAATTATATTTCTAACATTTGCAGGAACCTTATCAGATAAGGTTGGACGGAAACCCTTGATTGTAGCAGGTTTGATTGGTTATGTGATTATGTTTGGCTCATTTCTAATTGCAACCAATATTTGGATGGCAAATATACTTTCATTTATTGGTGGCGCCATGACTTCACTATATGATAGTTCAATTAATCCAGCCTTATTTGAAATTTTTCCAAAAGAAAAATCAATAGCTAGTATTATTGGTAAAACATTTATTAATATCTCATCAATGCTTTACCCATTATTAGTTGCCTTTATTGTCAGTCACAAGATTTCAAATGCATTAGCTTTGTGGGTGCCATTTGTCTTGAGTTTTATTATCTTAATTGGTATTTTACTTTCCCATTTTCCTGATAGTGATATTCAAAAAGAAAAGGGAATTTCAGCTAGTCAAGCTATAAAATACCTTGAAGAAAGTCAAAGTACACAAGGAAATCATTCAACTGTAAAACATCAAAATCAAGCTAATTTTGCTATTGATGGTGTTGTTCTATCAGCCTTTGCCTTTACGATTTACTCAACTTTCTATTTATTCCAACAAGCATCAAAACTCTATGCTCAAAATGTGATTCATATGTCTGAATCAGGTGCTTCTGCAGTAACATCTTATTATCAACTTGGCGGGTTGATTGCAACTGTAGTATTTGCTTTCATCATGGTTCGTGGTGTTCGAGATATGGCTATTTTAGTCATCAGCCCCATTTTTGCTGGTTTAGCAGGATTGTTAGTCTATTTCTATCCAACAGCAGGAACGCTCACACTTGCAGGTATTCTCATTGGATTCTTTGCTGCGGGTGGTTTACTCCAAATGGGGAATGCTGTATTAAATCATTTTTTCGATACCAATAAAGGTCGTAACACAAGTATTTATTTCTTTGTTATGTCAGTAGGTTCGTATGTTGTCCCATTAATTGCAGCTAAATTAATTGCTGCAAATCATGCAGATTTAATCATGCTTTTTGTAGCTTTCTGTGGTTTTGCATCAGCAGCGCTAATGATCTTTACAGGACGTCGTTATAGTCATATCTTTGGTGTTTCTATTTTTTCAAATAGCAACAAAAAATAA
- a CDS encoding shikimate dehydrogenase, which translates to MSERLSGHTLLIGLIATPIRHSLSPKMHNEAFAKLGLDYAYLAFEVGNDELEDAVKGIRALGIRGANVSMPNKQAIIPYLDELSPAAELIGAVNTVVNKDGEGHLVGHNTDGVGAVKALASEGVSVKDQIITLAGAGGAGTAIAVQLSLDGAKEVRIFNPNDPTYANAEKTVEKIMSKTDTKASITDIDNQEAFKKSIAESSIYIDATGVGMGKLIDLSLINDPEVIRPDLVVFDVVYSPAETKLLKFARANGAKKTMNGLGMMLYQGAAAFKLFTGEDMTVDYIHDLLFNDK; encoded by the coding sequence ATGTCAGAACGTTTATCAGGACACACCTTATTAATAGGATTAATCGCAACTCCTATTCGTCATAGTTTATCACCAAAAATGCATAATGAAGCATTTGCTAAGTTAGGTCTAGATTACGCTTATCTTGCTTTTGAGGTTGGTAATGATGAATTAGAAGATGCTGTAAAAGGTATACGTGCTCTAGGAATACGTGGTGCAAATGTTTCAATGCCAAATAAACAAGCCATTATTCCATATCTAGATGAGTTATCACCAGCTGCCGAACTTATTGGTGCAGTTAATACCGTAGTCAATAAAGATGGTGAAGGGCATTTAGTTGGTCATAATACAGATGGTGTAGGAGCTGTTAAAGCTTTAGCTTCAGAAGGAGTATCTGTCAAGGATCAAATCATAACACTTGCAGGTGCAGGTGGTGCAGGTACTGCCATTGCCGTTCAATTGAGCTTAGATGGCGCAAAAGAAGTACGAATCTTTAACCCAAATGACCCTACTTATGCAAATGCTGAAAAGACAGTCGAAAAAATCATGAGTAAGACAGATACTAAAGCAAGCATCACAGATATTGACAATCAAGAAGCTTTCAAGAAATCAATTGCTGAGTCAAGTATCTATATTGATGCAACTGGAGTTGGTATGGGCAAGCTAATAGACTTAAGCCTTATCAATGACCCAGAGGTAATCAGACCAGATCTTGTTGTATTTGATGTCGTTTATTCTCCAGCAGAAACAAAATTATTAAAATTTGCAAGAGCTAATGGCGCTAAAAAGACCATGAATGGTTTAGGTATGATGCTTTATCAAGGTGCTGCAGCCTTCAAACTCTTTACCGGTGAAGATATGACAGTAGATTATATTCATGATCTTCTATTTAATGATAAATAG
- a CDS encoding DEAD/DEAH box helicase → MVRMIPGRIRNKGIELYDSGKVKILDKTQDGVNAEVDGNALFYSLQDEKVTCQCAFFAKKNYCEHIAALEYYLKNTNQGKAILDELQQEHSNETTIKKKNSFGSLFLDGIEMNEDETTLYRLSAYGSQSPYSSDFWWSLKINRLPDERSYVVRDIKGFLNVVKSESFYQIGKNYYEPLSLLQFDEESQDLIQFLWRLIPENDKHSLETLFPNHGRNLRLPVGLFEEGLHLMNHLYEFLFEDNNKTYKQVYFQEIDQSANLFQFEVVVHLQSFELKIIEKNARALFQNTFLLYQNTFYHLNYQQSKLISAIRSLPLESDLSKHIFFDLEDQTKLVNSLLTFKTIGEVKAPKSFTIMDFDIMVDFDLMPDDKIKSQITFDYGNVQVSSNEEMLNLPFASHYKKEESLMKLLKSTGFTTGFTAFHAALDQKELYRFFTKTLPQFEKLAVVSLSADIEALRYTEKPKIEIERQAGLLDISFDFSSIFQNDVDQALKALFDSEPYFINKAGKLVVFDEETQKISQTLQTLRAKHLKNGHIQLDQLAAFQVADIFDHYDNISFSESFRQLAYDLRHPEAFELPRLSLNAELRDYQMIGIKWLAMLNHYGFGGILADDMGLGKTLQTIAFLSTILEKNTKVLILAPSSLIYNWKDEFQKFAPTIDVAVSYGLKHVRMATISEDHQVVVTSYASFRQDFNLFQEKQFDYLILDEAQVMKNNQTKIAQKLRDFDVKNCFALSGTPIENNLTEIWSIFQIVLPGLLPKKKAFSKLDASQVAKAIQPFIMRRKKEDVLPELPDLIEMNYTSELADSQKAIYLAQLSQIQESLLGATDDDINKRKIEILSGITRLRQICDTPSLFMNYKGGSGKIDSLRELLAQIKENGHRALIFSQFRGMLDKTKEEMDKIGLSSYMMTGSTPSNDRQEMTRAFNNGSKDAFLISLKAGGVGLNLTGADTVILIDLWWNPAVENQAISRAHRIGQKQNVEVYRLITRGTIEEKILELQESKKNLVTTVLDGEESRSTMSIEDIREILGIKDYTDRI, encoded by the coding sequence ATGGTAAGAATGATTCCAGGTCGTATTAGAAATAAAGGAATTGAACTGTATGATAGTGGAAAAGTTAAGATTTTAGATAAAACCCAAGATGGTGTCAATGCAGAAGTTGATGGTAATGCTCTTTTTTATTCTCTTCAAGATGAAAAAGTGACTTGTCAATGTGCCTTTTTTGCCAAAAAGAATTACTGTGAACATATAGCAGCACTTGAATACTATTTAAAAAATACCAATCAAGGGAAAGCTATATTAGATGAGTTACAACAAGAGCATAGTAATGAAACGACTATAAAAAAGAAAAACTCCTTTGGAAGTTTATTTCTTGATGGAATAGAGATGAATGAAGATGAGACTACATTATATAGACTGTCTGCCTATGGGAGTCAGAGTCCTTATTCATCAGATTTTTGGTGGTCTTTAAAAATAAATAGGTTACCAGATGAGCGGTCTTACGTCGTCAGAGATATTAAAGGTTTTTTAAATGTTGTCAAAAGCGAATCTTTTTATCAGATTGGAAAAAATTATTATGAACCCTTATCTTTACTCCAGTTTGATGAAGAAAGTCAAGACTTGATACAATTTCTATGGCGTCTAATACCAGAAAATGATAAGCATTCATTGGAGACACTTTTTCCAAACCACGGTAGAAATTTAAGGCTTCCAGTAGGATTATTTGAAGAAGGTCTTCACTTAATGAACCACTTATACGAATTTTTATTCGAAGATAATAATAAAACTTATAAACAAGTTTATTTTCAAGAAATCGACCAGTCTGCAAATCTTTTTCAATTTGAAGTCGTTGTTCATTTACAATCTTTTGAGTTAAAAATTATAGAAAAAAATGCTCGTGCTCTATTTCAAAATACCTTTTTGCTTTATCAAAATACTTTCTATCATTTAAATTACCAGCAAAGTAAATTGATTAGTGCTATTAGAAGCTTACCCTTAGAATCGGACTTGTCGAAACACATCTTCTTTGATTTAGAAGACCAAACAAAGCTAGTAAATAGTCTTCTTACTTTCAAAACGATTGGCGAAGTCAAAGCACCAAAAAGTTTTACCATAATGGATTTTGATATTATGGTGGATTTTGATTTGATGCCCGATGACAAAATCAAGTCTCAGATTACATTCGATTATGGCAATGTTCAAGTTAGTAGCAATGAAGAGATGCTCAATCTGCCCTTTGCCAGTCATTATAAAAAAGAAGAAAGTTTAATGAAGCTTCTAAAATCAACAGGTTTTACAACAGGCTTTACAGCTTTTCATGCCGCATTAGACCAAAAAGAACTATATAGATTTTTTACTAAAACGCTACCACAATTTGAAAAACTAGCTGTTGTTTCTTTGTCAGCTGATATCGAAGCATTACGTTATACGGAAAAACCAAAAATTGAAATTGAAAGACAAGCCGGTCTATTAGATATTTCATTTGATTTCTCTTCTATCTTTCAAAATGATGTTGACCAAGCACTCAAAGCTTTATTTGACAGTGAACCTTACTTTATCAACAAAGCTGGGAAATTGGTAGTCTTTGATGAAGAAACGCAAAAGATTAGTCAAACACTTCAGACATTAAGAGCGAAACATTTAAAAAATGGTCATATTCAATTAGATCAATTAGCCGCCTTTCAAGTTGCGGATATATTTGATCATTATGATAATATTTCTTTTTCAGAATCCTTTAGACAATTAGCTTACGATCTGAGACATCCTGAAGCTTTTGAACTTCCTCGGTTATCACTTAATGCTGAGTTAAGAGACTATCAAATGATTGGTATTAAGTGGCTTGCTATGTTAAATCATTATGGATTTGGTGGCATTCTTGCTGATGATATGGGACTTGGAAAAACACTTCAAACCATTGCTTTCTTATCCACTATTTTAGAAAAAAATACTAAAGTGCTTATCTTGGCCCCATCCAGTTTAATTTATAATTGGAAAGATGAATTTCAAAAATTTGCACCAACTATTGATGTCGCTGTTTCCTATGGTTTAAAACACGTAAGAATGGCCACTATTTCAGAAGATCATCAGGTTGTTGTAACAAGTTATGCATCATTTAGACAAGATTTTAATCTTTTTCAAGAGAAACAATTTGATTATTTGATTCTTGATGAAGCACAAGTGATGAAAAATAACCAGACTAAAATTGCACAGAAACTGAGAGACTTTGATGTCAAAAATTGTTTTGCCCTGTCTGGAACACCCATTGAAAATAACTTAACAGAAATTTGGTCTATTTTTCAAATTGTCTTACCAGGCTTATTGCCTAAGAAAAAGGCATTTAGTAAACTAGATGCTAGCCAGGTTGCAAAAGCTATTCAGCCTTTCATTATGAGGCGAAAAAAAGAAGATGTCTTGCCTGAGCTCCCTGACTTAATTGAAATGAACTATACCAGTGAATTGGCTGACAGCCAAAAAGCCATTTATCTAGCCCAACTTTCTCAAATACAAGAAAGTCTTCTAGGTGCAACAGATGATGATATCAATAAACGAAAAATTGAAATATTATCTGGAATTACACGTTTAAGACAAATTTGTGATACTCCTAGTTTATTTATGAACTATAAAGGAGGAAGTGGGAAAATTGACAGTTTACGAGAGTTACTGGCTCAGATTAAAGAAAATGGTCATCGTGCTCTTATCTTCTCACAATTTAGAGGAATGCTTGATAAGACAAAAGAAGAAATGGATAAAATTGGTTTAAGCTCTTATATGATGACAGGTTCAACACCTTCAAATGATCGACAAGAAATGACCAGAGCATTTAATAATGGTTCAAAAGATGCTTTCTTAATTTCCCTAAAAGCAGGAGGAGTAGGCCTCAATCTAACTGGAGCAGATACTGTAATATTAATAGATCTTTGGTGGAATCCTGCTGTCGAAAATCAAGCGATTAGTCGTGCCCATAGGATTGGCCAAAAACAAAACGTTGAAGTTTATCGATTAATAACTAGAGGAACTATCGAAGAAAAAATACTCGAACTCCAAGAAAGTAAGAAAAATCTCGTGACAACTGTTTTAGATGGTGAAGAATCAAGGTCTACTATGTCAATAGAAGATATTAGAGAAATACTAGGTATTAAAGATTATACTGACAGAATATAG
- a CDS encoding sugar phosphate isomerase/epimerase family protein, whose amino-acid sequence MSYQIPITICSWTLGDKCSFEERVKATKDAGYEGIGLRTENYVDALSEGLTDQDILAILDKYQMRVTEVEYIVQWAEENRSYEQKYKEQLCFHMCRLFNVEHINCGLMENYDIAYTAQKLKELCQRAGDLIIGVEPMPYSGLPTFEKAFKVVEESKAKNAMLILDTWHWVRANQDYHPLTKEEAQKVISIQINDAYERPYAKAILRDESMHDRLAPGTGAKDTARFVKMIKEAGIIPKVIGVEVINDAHLEKGLNHMTDYTYQATEKVLKEAWPELLS is encoded by the coding sequence ATGTCATATCAAATACCAATTACAATTTGTTCATGGACGCTAGGTGATAAATGTAGCTTTGAAGAACGTGTGAAAGCTACAAAAGATGCCGGATATGAAGGAATTGGATTAAGAACAGAGAATTACGTAGATGCTCTAAGTGAAGGCTTAACAGATCAGGATATTCTAGCAATTCTTGACAAATACCAAATGAGAGTTACAGAAGTGGAATATATTGTTCAATGGGCTGAAGAAAATCGATCATATGAACAAAAGTATAAAGAACAGTTATGTTTTCATATGTGTCGTCTCTTCAATGTGGAACACATTAACTGTGGTTTAATGGAGAATTATGACATAGCTTATACAGCTCAAAAATTAAAAGAACTTTGCCAAAGAGCTGGAGATTTAATTATTGGAGTAGAGCCAATGCCATATAGTGGCTTACCAACATTTGAAAAGGCATTTAAAGTTGTTGAGGAATCAAAAGCTAAAAATGCTATGTTAATTTTAGATACTTGGCATTGGGTCAGAGCTAATCAAGATTACCATCCACTCACTAAAGAAGAAGCTCAAAAAGTCATTTCGATTCAGATTAACGATGCTTATGAAAGACCATATGCAAAGGCTATACTAAGAGATGAATCCATGCATGACCGTTTAGCTCCTGGAACAGGTGCCAAAGATACAGCAAGATTTGTCAAAATGATTAAAGAGGCAGGAATAATACCAAAAGTGATAGGTGTTGAAGTCATCAATGATGCCCATCTTGAAAAAGGGTTAAATCATATGACAGATTATACTTATCAAGCAACTGAGAAAGTCTTGAAAGAAGCTTGGCCAGAATTACTATCATAA
- a CDS encoding sensor histidine kinase, whose product MKEFQKGHISQTVIFQLSTGVISVFVGMTLISNLVLNWYQTYLTEQLVNSLDTGDVQSKSSIIVDNNTIIATNEYRLFSIAVLFATILIGSILLLALIKNILRPFKQLSDTVEHIDVDHLEAYQKELVLAKGTLEVKQLTSTFNQAFEKIYKSYNRQKQFSSDVAHELRLPLAVMRSRVDLFKKQNDFNPKKVKAFIDIIDQNVIRLNRLVESILLFSNEEKLIKSLVNLNQVIDESLSDLKDLIHQKDVTVTLNSPHITINSHQQLLSRVLYNIIENAIKYNHKGGYVNISAKEDDTQVSIKISDTGIGIAPSNKKQIFELFYRIDESRNSAIGSYGIGLSLVSKILKQLGGTIKVEDNDPRGTIFTIILTK is encoded by the coding sequence ATGAAAGAGTTTCAAAAAGGTCATATTAGTCAAACTGTTATATTTCAATTGAGCACTGGTGTTATCTCAGTCTTTGTAGGTATGACGCTTATTTCCAATTTAGTTTTAAATTGGTATCAGACTTATTTAACAGAACAATTGGTTAATAGCCTTGATACAGGTGATGTTCAAAGCAAATCATCTATTATTGTTGATAACAATACTATTATTGCTACTAATGAATATCGCTTATTTTCAATTGCTGTTTTATTTGCGACTATCTTGATAGGTTCAATACTGTTACTTGCTTTAATCAAGAATATACTAAGACCTTTCAAACAACTTTCTGATACTGTAGAGCATATCGATGTCGATCATTTGGAAGCATATCAAAAAGAGCTTGTACTAGCGAAAGGGACTTTAGAAGTCAAACAATTAACTTCTACTTTTAATCAGGCATTTGAGAAAATTTATAAGAGTTATAATAGGCAAAAACAATTTTCCAGTGATGTTGCCCATGAATTAAGGTTACCTTTAGCAGTGATGAGATCACGTGTTGATCTGTTTAAAAAACAAAACGATTTTAATCCCAAAAAAGTCAAAGCCTTCATTGATATTATTGACCAAAATGTCATTAGATTAAATCGCCTTGTTGAAAGTATTTTGTTATTTAGTAATGAAGAAAAATTAATTAAGAGCTTAGTTAATTTAAATCAGGTTATCGATGAGAGTCTTTCTGATTTGAAAGATCTTATTCATCAAAAAGATGTGACGGTAACCCTTAACTCACCCCATATTACTATTAACAGTCATCAACAGCTCTTATCACGTGTTTTATATAATATTATTGAAAATGCTATTAAATATAATCATAAAGGTGGTTATGTTAACATTTCTGCTAAAGAAGATGATACCCAGGTAAGTATCAAAATATCTGATACTGGTATTGGTATTGCGCCATCCAATAAGAAGCAAATTTTTGAGTTATTTTATCGCATTGATGAAAGTAGAAACTCAGCTATTGGGAGTTATGGTATTGGTTTAAGTTTGGTTAGCAAAATTTTAAAACAACTAGGTGGGACCATTAAAGTTGAAGACAATGATCCCAGAGGGACAATCTTTACCATTATTTTGACAAAGTAA